The Halomarina pelagica genome segment GTCACCGCGACCCGGAGATGGTGAAGCAACTGAGCGATGTCGAATACGACATCTAACTGCCCGTAGCGTACGGGAGTCGGCTTCGACTCGTGTCCACTGAAACGCTGATTGACGATACGTCGCGTGTCGTCGCTTAACTCCACCGAGAACCTAACCCCAGAATATGGCCATCACCGCCCAACAACACCTCAGCTCACCGGTGCTCCCGCTCGTGAGTATCGCCAAATACACGCGCTCGGACGAGATCGAGTGCATACAGGGACTCAATCTCCAACCGAATCTGCAACTGTTCATCGTCCAAATCGACGCCGAGGAGGATGTCTCCGAGGACGACCTCTCGATGCTGGACGAGGTCGTCGAGGCGACGCTGCTCGGCGAGTCAAGCGGGAAGGCGATTCTCAAGCTCACTGTCGAACTCGACGAGACGGTCGCGGGGGCGTTCGACGGGAGCACCGACGGTGCGCTCATGGACTCGATACTCGTCACGCCTGAGGGGTGGTTCGAGGAGAAGCTATTCAAGGACTACACCGCGATGTCCGAGTTCCAGACAACCTGCGAGGAGAACAACATCGACGTCGAAATCCTCTCCTTGACGCACGACTCGACGTCCTTCGAGGATGATTCGCCGTACGGGTTGACCGAGCGCCAACACGAAGCGCTGACACTCGCCCTCTCGCGCGGCTACTATGAACGCCCCCGCCAGGTCACCACCGAGGAACTCGCTGACGAGCTCGGTATCTCGCAGCCGTCTATGTCCGATTTGCTCCGTCGGGGGGAGCGTCAGCTCCTCACCGCCACGCTCGACACGCGTGGATACATAAACGCGCTTTCTAAATAGCGTCGAAGGTAAGCGACTCACGTTCTTCATTTCAAACGAGATCGACCATGGAATACACGACACTCGGTTCGACCGGGATGGAGGTCAGCCGGATCTGCCTCGGCTGCATGAGCTTCGGCGTCCAGAACGACATGCACGACTGGATTCTCGACGAGGACGACTCACGGGAA includes the following:
- a CDS encoding helix-turn-helix domain-containing protein; its protein translation is MAITAQQHLSSPVLPLVSIAKYTRSDEIECIQGLNLQPNLQLFIVQIDAEEDVSEDDLSMLDEVVEATLLGESSGKAILKLTVELDETVAGAFDGSTDGALMDSILVTPEGWFEEKLFKDYTAMSEFQTTCEENNIDVEILSLTHDSTSFEDDSPYGLTERQHEALTLALSRGYYERPRQVTTEELADELGISQPSMSDLLRRGERQLLTATLDTRGYINALSK